One segment of Desulfosudis oleivorans Hxd3 DNA contains the following:
- a CDS encoding Hsp20/alpha crystallin family protein — protein sequence MTDKEKKEIQVKEKMEAATPEQTRPGAVFTPAVDIFETDADITLLADMPGVTSKDLTIDLRDNVLTLSGDIAPFENADEQDILIEYEVGKYYRQFTLSDIIDQSRIEAKLNDGVLRLRLPKAEKAQPRKIEISA from the coding sequence ATGACAGACAAAGAGAAAAAAGAGATCCAGGTAAAAGAGAAGATGGAAGCGGCCACGCCCGAACAGACCCGGCCGGGCGCCGTGTTCACCCCGGCGGTGGATATTTTTGAAACCGATGCCGACATCACCCTGCTGGCTGATATGCCCGGTGTGACATCAAAGGATCTGACCATCGACCTTCGGGACAATGTGCTGACCCTGTCCGGTGATATTGCGCCTTTTGAAAATGCCGACGAGCAGGACATTCTGATTGAATACGAGGTGGGCAAGTACTACCGGCAGTTCACCCTGTCCGATATCATCGACCAGAGCCGGATCGAGGCCAAACTCAACGACGGCGTGCTTCGGCTGCGCCTGCCCAAGGCGGAAAAGGCCCAGCCCAGAAAAATCGAAATTTCCGCCTGA
- a CDS encoding Hsp20/alpha crystallin family protein yields the protein MITRRLFDFPGWGLQNYLNELEPIRRQLGRIMENIEGSQRLAGAGVFPLINLTEGKENFYLRAELPGVKAGDLDIQATGNSLSISGERRLPEEDTGAKFHRRERDAGRFSRMVKMPGDIDAGKIKASLVNGILTITVPKSEAAKPRQIAVN from the coding sequence ATGATCACCAGACGCCTTTTTGATTTTCCCGGCTGGGGCCTGCAAAATTATCTCAACGAGCTGGAGCCGATCCGGCGGCAGCTGGGCAGGATCATGGAAAACATCGAAGGCAGCCAGCGCCTGGCAGGGGCAGGGGTGTTCCCCCTGATCAACCTTACCGAGGGAAAGGAGAACTTCTACCTGCGGGCCGAGCTGCCGGGCGTAAAGGCCGGCGACCTGGACATTCAGGCCACGGGCAACAGCCTTTCCATTTCCGGCGAGCGCAGGCTGCCTGAAGAGGACACGGGCGCCAAGTTTCATCGCCGGGAGCGGGACGCGGGCCGGTTTTCCAGAATGGTCAAGATGCCCGGCGACATTGACGCCGGCAAGATAAAGGCATCCCTGGTCAACGGCATTCTGACCATCACCGTGCCCAAGTCGGAAGCGGCCAAGCCCCGGCAGATCGCGGTGAACTGA
- a CDS encoding rubredoxin, producing MENQPDMYRCQTVNCGYIYNSDRGDRKGKIEKGTRFADLPDDWKCPVCGAGKKMFAPMI from the coding sequence ATGGAAAACCAGCCGGACATGTACCGATGCCAGACCGTCAACTGCGGTTATATCTACAATTCGGACAGGGGCGACAGAAAGGGCAAGATCGAAAAGGGGACCCGGTTTGCCGACCTGCCGGATGACTGGAAGTGCCCGGTGTGCGGGGCCGGGAAGAAGATGTTTGCTCCCATGATCTGA
- the trxA gene encoding thioredoxin, which produces MTDQAVIVPCSRCGAKNRVRTDPAGKMPVCGKCRAPLVAGKALSVPITVFDRTFQDEVLSSAVPVLVDFWAPWCGPCKMVGPMLERLAAKYAGRVKIAKLNVDENPATASRYAVSSIPTLLFFKQGRVAQTLVGAVPESRIEDQIRALLA; this is translated from the coding sequence ATGACCGATCAGGCTGTAATTGTGCCGTGCAGCCGCTGCGGCGCGAAAAACCGGGTGAGAACGGACCCTGCGGGGAAAATGCCGGTGTGCGGGAAATGCAGGGCCCCGCTGGTTGCCGGCAAAGCCCTCTCTGTCCCGATTACCGTCTTTGACCGGACCTTTCAGGACGAGGTTCTGTCCAGCGCCGTACCGGTGCTGGTGGACTTCTGGGCCCCCTGGTGCGGGCCGTGCAAAATGGTCGGCCCCATGCTTGAGCGGCTGGCCGCAAAGTATGCCGGCCGTGTCAAGATCGCAAAGCTCAACGTGGATGAAAACCCGGCCACCGCCTCCCGTTACGCGGTGTCCAGCATTCCCACCCTGCTCTTTTTCAAACAGGGCCGGGTGGCCCAGACCCTTGTGGGGGCCGTGCCTGAAAGCCGGATCGAGGACCAGATCCGGGCACTGCTGGCATAA
- the rbr gene encoding rubrerythrin: MSRIKGTRTEKNLLASFAGESQARNRYTYFAGQARKDGYVQIADIFEETANQEKEHAKRFFKFLEGGELEITAAFPAGVIGTTLENLQAAAEGEHYEQATMYPEFAKVAREEGFEDIAIVYEKIAVAEKQHEKRYRDLAANIEAGRVFKRDESTVWRCRNCGYLHEAAAAPEMCPACAHPQAHFELLGENW, translated from the coding sequence ATGTCACGTATCAAGGGAACACGAACCGAAAAAAACCTGCTCGCGTCTTTTGCCGGCGAATCCCAGGCCAGAAACCGCTACACCTATTTTGCCGGACAGGCCAGAAAAGACGGGTATGTCCAGATCGCTGATATTTTTGAAGAGACCGCGAACCAGGAAAAAGAGCATGCCAAACGGTTTTTCAAGTTTCTCGAAGGCGGTGAGCTGGAGATCACAGCCGCTTTTCCCGCCGGCGTAATCGGCACCACCCTGGAAAACCTTCAGGCCGCGGCCGAGGGCGAGCATTATGAGCAGGCCACCATGTATCCGGAATTTGCCAAAGTGGCCCGGGAAGAAGGGTTTGAGGATATCGCCATTGTATATGAAAAGATAGCCGTGGCGGAAAAACAGCATGAAAAACGGTACAGGGACCTGGCCGCCAACATCGAGGCCGGGCGGGTATTCAAGCGGGATGAATCGACCGTATGGCGGTGCCGCAACTGCGGTTATCTCCACGAAGCAGCGGCCGCGCCGGAAATGTGCCCGGCCTGCGCCCATCCCCAGGCCCATTTCGAGCTGCTGGGGGAAAACTGGTAG
- a CDS encoding flavodoxin domain-containing protein, with translation MAKALIVYSTRTGETQKIAELIAEGLRFSAVDVTLMEVKDVKKAAALAGYDAYVFGAPTYHGEMTAGMKTFLFLAEKAELAGKVGGAFGAFGWSGEAPERIFETMARIFNMNMTEGPLMLKSASLEGGMKMAQNYGRQIGQKIT, from the coding sequence ATGGCAAAGGCGCTGATCGTCTACTCCACCCGCACCGGGGAAACCCAGAAGATCGCCGAACTCATCGCCGAGGGACTCCGGTTTTCAGCGGTGGATGTAACCCTGATGGAAGTAAAGGACGTCAAAAAAGCGGCAGCCCTGGCCGGCTATGACGCTTATGTGTTCGGCGCTCCCACCTATCACGGGGAGATGACCGCCGGCATGAAGACATTCCTGTTTCTGGCGGAAAAGGCCGAACTGGCCGGGAAGGTGGGCGGGGCCTTTGGGGCCTTTGGCTGGAGCGGTGAGGCGCCGGAGCGTATTTTTGAAACCATGGCCCGCATCTTCAACATGAATATGACCGAGGGTCCCCTGATGCTCAAGTCGGCCAGCCTGGAGGGGGGGATGAAGATGGCCCAGAATTACGGGCGCCAGATCGGCCAGAAAATTACCTGA